In Ignavibacteriales bacterium, a single genomic region encodes these proteins:
- the pdxB gene encoding 4-phosphoerythronate dehydrogenase PdxB, with protein sequence MKVVIDRNIPFIKGVLEPHAEVLYLEGHEIGQADIRDADALIVRTRTKCTRKLLEGTRVRFIASATIGFDHIDTAFCNANKIFWTNAAGCNASSVQQYVAAALFHLAEQHRFELAQKTIGIVGVGNVGRKVAKLCQALGMRVLLNDPPRERHEGSKDFVSLDTLIDQSDIVTFHVPLNPDGPDKTLHMVDERLLAKFRKDHILINSSRGEVVDGEALKSVLKSRPMKDTVLDVWEHEPDIDPDLLRLAGIATPHIAGYSADGKANGTAMSVQAFSRFFGLDLHEWYPEKVPLPASTTLEVECANQSTQNVVAGLVKRTYDVLTDDARLRMFPAAFEKQRGEYPLRREFPTYTVRLLHARDGLEPIVKAIGFKTLH encoded by the coding sequence ATGAAAGTTGTCATCGATAGGAACATTCCGTTTATCAAGGGAGTGCTCGAGCCGCACGCCGAGGTCCTTTATCTCGAGGGGCATGAGATCGGACAGGCGGACATCCGGGATGCCGACGCGCTGATCGTCCGCACACGGACGAAATGCACACGGAAATTGCTGGAAGGGACCCGGGTCAGGTTTATTGCCTCGGCGACAATCGGGTTTGATCATATCGACACTGCATTCTGTAATGCGAACAAGATTTTCTGGACGAACGCCGCCGGCTGCAATGCATCCTCTGTCCAGCAGTACGTTGCCGCGGCGCTCTTTCACCTTGCCGAACAGCACCGGTTTGAGCTTGCTCAGAAAACCATCGGCATCGTAGGTGTCGGAAACGTCGGCCGCAAGGTGGCGAAGCTCTGCCAGGCGCTCGGGATGAGAGTGTTGTTGAACGATCCCCCGCGCGAACGTCACGAGGGATCAAAGGATTTCGTATCGCTCGATACGCTCATCGACCAGTCGGATATTGTCACGTTTCATGTTCCTTTGAATCCCGATGGCCCGGACAAAACGCTGCACATGGTGGATGAACGACTGCTTGCGAAATTCAGAAAAGATCACATCCTCATCAATTCGTCCCGGGGGGAAGTGGTGGATGGTGAAGCACTGAAATCGGTTCTGAAAAGCAGGCCGATGAAGGACACGGTGCTGGATGTATGGGAGCATGAACCCGATATCGACCCGGATCTTCTTCGCCTCGCTGGAATCGCGACGCCGCATATTGCCGGCTATTCCGCAGATGGAAAAGCCAACGGCACAGCGATGAGTGTGCAGGCATTCAGTCGTTTCTTCGGATTGGATCTTCACGAATGGTACCCTGAAAAAGTGCCATTGCCCGCAAGCACGACGCTCGAAGTTGAGTGCGCCAACCAGAGCACGCAGAACGTGGTCGCGGGTCTCGTGAAGCGCACGTATGACGTACTTACAGATGATGCCAGACTCCGGATGTTTCCGGCGGCATTTGAGAAGCAGCGCGGTGAGTATCCGTTACGGAGGGAGTTCCCGACGTACACCGTCAGGTTGCTCCATGCACGCGATGGACTGGAGCCGATCGTGAAGGCAATAGGATTCAAAACACTACACTAG
- a CDS encoding lactate racemase domain-containing protein, whose product MVFYHRGSEDDVLREEDLRAGLQEALGKLGARKKVLAIPPDYTRFHSHAGILTRLAWEYYRERLTDILPALGTHSPMQEKDIRSMFGETPLGLFRIHDWRNDIVTLGEVPAEFIRQQSEGKLSYSWKAQVNKLLVEGGFDLILSVGQIVPHEVVGMAGHNKNIFVGTGGQEGINKSHFLGAVYGMERMMGRADTPVRRVLNYASENFAQHLPIVYVLTVVARGADGQLKVRGLFVGDDAECFHQAAALSLKVNFQILDEPLRKVVVYLDPSEFKSTWLGNKSVYRTRMAIADGGELIVLAPGLKEFGEDKQIDVLIRKYGYVTTPEVLRYVESTEDLKHNLSAAAHLIHGSSEGRFSITYCPGHLTKQEIESVNFHYADLNTMMAKYNPGTLSEGFNTMPDGEKVFFVSNPALGLWAHRDRFR is encoded by the coding sequence ATGGTATTCTATCATAGAGGATCCGAGGATGATGTCCTCCGTGAGGAGGATCTGAGGGCCGGACTACAAGAGGCGCTCGGGAAACTGGGAGCTAGGAAGAAAGTTCTGGCCATTCCGCCGGATTACACGCGGTTTCATTCTCATGCCGGCATCCTGACCCGTCTTGCCTGGGAGTATTACAGGGAACGGCTCACGGATATTCTTCCTGCTCTCGGCACTCATTCGCCCATGCAGGAGAAGGATATACGGTCGATGTTCGGTGAGACCCCTCTCGGACTCTTCCGGATCCACGATTGGCGAAATGACATTGTGACGCTTGGAGAGGTCCCCGCAGAGTTTATCCGGCAGCAGTCTGAGGGGAAACTCAGCTATTCCTGGAAAGCGCAGGTTAACAAGCTGCTTGTGGAGGGCGGGTTTGATCTGATTCTTTCGGTCGGACAGATTGTGCCCCACGAGGTGGTGGGCATGGCAGGCCACAACAAGAATATTTTTGTTGGAACCGGCGGGCAGGAAGGCATCAACAAGAGTCATTTCCTCGGCGCGGTCTATGGGATGGAACGGATGATGGGGCGTGCCGACACCCCCGTGCGGAGAGTGCTCAACTACGCGTCCGAGAATTTTGCACAACACCTGCCGATCGTGTATGTACTGACTGTGGTCGCACGAGGGGCAGACGGTCAGCTGAAAGTGCGGGGCTTGTTTGTCGGAGACGATGCGGAGTGCTTCCACCAGGCAGCGGCGCTATCCCTGAAGGTGAATTTCCAGATACTTGACGAACCGCTCAGGAAAGTGGTGGTATACCTGGATCCGTCTGAATTTAAGAGCACGTGGCTCGGCAATAAAAGTGTGTATCGGACCAGGATGGCAATCGCCGATGGGGGGGAACTCATCGTGTTGGCCCCCGGCCTGAAAGAATTTGGCGAGGACAAGCAGATCGATGTCCTTATACGCAAGTACGGATATGTGACCACCCCTGAAGTGTTGCGGTATGTAGAGAGCACGGAAGATCTGAAACATAACCTGAGTGCTGCTGCCCACCTCATCCACGGCTCGTCTGAGGGACGTTTCTCGATCACGTACTGCCCGGGACATCTCACGAAACAGGAAATTGAGAGCGTCAACTTCCACTACGCCGATTTGAACACGATGATGGCGAAGTACAACCCGGGCACGCTGAGCGAAGGATTCAACACAATGCCCGATGGCGAGAAAGTATTCTTTGTCTCAAATCCCGCATTGGGGCTTTGGGCTCACCGGGATCGATTTCGATAG
- a CDS encoding sugar kinase encodes MGVKVLVASSTEFDLLALGECMIRLSPPGHQRIEITPVFEAYAGGGEYNVAYALSRYGMRTSWISRLVDNPLGHFIQNHARTSGMDLSEVIWVPYDGSGRTDRIGLNFTEVGIGVRASVTLYDRGHTAVAHMKSGDVDWKRIFQQRKVRWFHTGGIFTALSDNCAAVAFESMKAAHEAGTIVSYDLNFRSKLWSSKKAIDETKKLMPFIDVLIGNEEDFQQVLGFQVEGTDEHLKQLPIDGYKKMVQQVVRAYPHIQAVGTTLREVVSGLVNNWSAIMYYDGVFYQSRKYENLEIEDRVGGGDGFCSGFVYGLLHDMAPQECVEMGAAHGALLQSTRGDTSMVTMEEIKHVMGGGSARIKR; translated from the coding sequence ATGGGCGTGAAAGTACTCGTAGCATCCAGCACTGAGTTCGATCTCCTCGCATTGGGGGAGTGCATGATTCGATTGAGTCCACCCGGACATCAGCGCATCGAGATCACTCCGGTCTTTGAAGCATACGCCGGAGGGGGAGAATACAACGTTGCGTACGCTCTTTCGCGCTACGGGATGAGAACGAGTTGGATATCACGTCTCGTGGACAATCCGCTCGGTCACTTCATTCAAAATCACGCTCGCACGAGTGGCATGGATCTCAGCGAAGTCATCTGGGTGCCGTATGACGGGTCGGGCCGCACTGACCGGATCGGACTCAACTTCACAGAGGTTGGCATTGGCGTGCGTGCGAGTGTGACGCTCTACGATCGCGGCCACACAGCGGTGGCCCACATGAAATCCGGTGACGTGGACTGGAAACGGATCTTTCAACAACGGAAAGTCCGGTGGTTTCACACCGGGGGAATTTTCACCGCCCTCAGCGACAACTGCGCAGCCGTGGCGTTCGAATCGATGAAGGCAGCGCACGAAGCCGGCACCATCGTGAGCTACGACCTCAACTTCCGTAGCAAGCTCTGGTCGTCGAAGAAAGCGATCGACGAAACAAAGAAACTGATGCCGTTCATCGACGTGCTCATCGGCAACGAAGAAGATTTCCAGCAAGTTCTCGGGTTCCAGGTGGAAGGAACAGATGAACACCTGAAACAGCTGCCGATCGATGGGTACAAGAAAATGGTGCAGCAGGTGGTACGCGCGTACCCGCACATACAAGCTGTGGGGACCACGCTTCGTGAGGTCGTGAGCGGCCTCGTCAACAACTGGTCTGCCATCATGTATTATGACGGTGTCTTCTATCAATCGCGGAAGTACGAGAACCTCGAAATTGAAGACAGAGTCGGCGGCGGTGACGGGTTCTGCAGCGGATTTGTGTACGGCTTGTTGCATGACATGGCGCCCCAGGAGTGCGTGGAGATGGGTGCGGCGCACGGTGCGCTGCTGCAATCCACCCGCGGTGATACGAGCATGGTCACCATGGAAGAAATCAAACACGTGATGGGCGGGGGTTCCGCAAGGATCAAACGGTAG
- a CDS encoding sodium-translocating pyrophosphatase — protein MKSIRRYFKSEAVRRAYLFLMMVVFAAVYIWQIGYSQDSTKVVTVATETHHFEAFSLFSDPKYSPMEIFSLLSVLGIAVAGLFYALLLMRQVNAADSGTDKMKEIAAAVREGANAYLGAQFKRIGPLIILITVLLFITYTGAVEAFRWGRAFAFLVGALFSWTVGFVGMRLATTGNLRVAAAAMHGYGKAMQLGYRTGTVTGMLTDGLGLLGGTIIFLIFGDKAYEALLGFGFGGTLLALFMRVGGGIYTKAADVGADLVGKIEKDLPEDDPRNAATIADNVGDNVGDCAGMAADIFESYEVTIVAAMILGMATFGHKGVIFPLLVRGIGVLGSIISTYTVRAGEHDASDKALKSVHRGFWIGSVISVVGFFVLGYFYLHFDAAYLLLNPTAAAGFPNGDPGALSTISSWGIPGLDLRPAWTCLIGVFLAVALNKVTSYYTHTAHAPVKSLAKACTTGHATNIIQGFAVGYESTVATIIVIATAIMLSVLVYAGTPPLFVAYGIAMTGIGMLTLTGNTISMDVFGPVADNANGIGEMGYEPKEMEAANPGSYKRARQILADLDAVGNTTKAETKGIAIGSAVIAAVSLFASFIAVIAVGSEDKISEMTTAQYLIEAGKLTVADPMVFIGFLIGGAVPFLFSSMLIRAVGRAAFDIVRECREQFRDPEIWEGTKKPDYGRVVDICTNTAQKELIGPGFLAIMAPLLVGFLLGPYALGGFLAGMILTGQLLAVFMSNAGGAWDNAKKLIEDGIYGGKGSDAHKAAVTGDTVGDPLKDTAGPAVNPLIKVMNMVSLLALGLVLQYNVIAPKLAAPGTEWAMKTIGGMAALLCALAIAWAVWQSKREGTEITDFETKAKPAKKGRKTR, from the coding sequence ATGAAATCGATAAGAAGATACTTTAAATCTGAGGCCGTCCGACGGGCGTACCTGTTCTTGATGATGGTAGTATTTGCCGCTGTGTACATCTGGCAGATTGGCTATAGTCAGGACAGCACGAAAGTCGTTACGGTCGCCACTGAAACCCATCACTTTGAAGCTTTTTCACTCTTCAGCGATCCGAAGTATTCACCGATGGAGATCTTCAGCCTCCTGTCGGTTCTTGGGATCGCCGTTGCGGGACTTTTTTACGCACTTCTCCTCATGAGGCAGGTGAACGCTGCTGATTCCGGCACGGACAAGATGAAGGAAATCGCGGCTGCGGTTCGCGAAGGGGCGAACGCATACCTTGGCGCCCAGTTCAAGCGAATCGGTCCGCTGATTATCCTCATTACCGTTCTGTTGTTTATTACATACACCGGTGCCGTAGAGGCTTTCCGATGGGGGCGGGCGTTCGCTTTCCTCGTGGGAGCGCTCTTCAGTTGGACGGTGGGATTTGTGGGCATGCGTCTTGCCACGACCGGAAACCTCCGCGTTGCAGCAGCGGCGATGCACGGCTATGGAAAAGCAATGCAGCTCGGTTACCGCACCGGGACTGTGACGGGAATGCTCACCGACGGGTTGGGGTTGCTGGGCGGCACGATCATTTTCCTGATCTTCGGTGACAAGGCGTATGAAGCGTTGCTGGGATTTGGATTCGGCGGAACGCTTCTTGCTCTCTTCATGCGCGTCGGCGGCGGCATCTACACAAAAGCGGCTGACGTTGGAGCGGACCTTGTCGGGAAAATCGAAAAAGATCTTCCGGAAGACGATCCGCGCAACGCGGCGACCATCGCGGACAACGTCGGCGACAACGTCGGAGACTGCGCCGGCATGGCTGCCGATATTTTCGAGAGTTATGAAGTCACCATTGTCGCTGCCATGATTCTTGGAATGGCAACGTTCGGGCACAAAGGAGTTATCTTCCCGCTTCTTGTCCGCGGCATCGGCGTCCTCGGGTCCATCATCAGCACCTACACCGTCCGGGCCGGGGAACATGATGCATCAGACAAAGCACTCAAGAGCGTTCATCGCGGATTCTGGATCGGATCGGTGATCAGCGTGGTCGGGTTCTTCGTCCTGGGGTATTTCTATCTCCATTTCGACGCGGCCTATCTACTGCTGAATCCAACAGCCGCCGCTGGTTTCCCCAATGGCGATCCGGGAGCCCTTTCGACGATTTCATCGTGGGGAATTCCAGGCCTCGATCTGCGACCGGCATGGACCTGTCTCATCGGCGTCTTCCTTGCGGTCGCGCTGAACAAGGTCACCAGTTACTATACGCACACGGCGCACGCTCCGGTGAAGAGTCTGGCGAAAGCCTGCACAACCGGTCACGCCACAAACATCATTCAGGGATTTGCGGTCGGATACGAGAGCACGGTGGCAACGATCATCGTGATTGCGACTGCGATCATGCTTTCCGTCCTCGTCTATGCGGGCACTCCGCCGCTGTTTGTCGCCTACGGCATCGCAATGACGGGTATCGGCATGTTGACGCTCACCGGGAACACGATCTCGATGGACGTGTTCGGACCTGTGGCCGACAACGCCAACGGCATCGGAGAGATGGGATATGAACCGAAGGAGATGGAAGCGGCGAACCCGGGAAGTTACAAGCGCGCCCGACAGATCCTTGCCGACCTTGACGCTGTCGGGAACACAACAAAAGCGGAGACCAAAGGGATCGCAATCGGTTCCGCAGTCATCGCCGCCGTCTCGCTCTTTGCAAGCTTCATCGCGGTGATCGCGGTGGGAAGTGAAGACAAGATCAGTGAGATGACAACAGCGCAGTACCTTATCGAAGCCGGAAAGCTCACCGTCGCTGATCCCATGGTCTTCATCGGGTTCCTCATCGGCGGCGCCGTTCCATTCCTGTTCAGCAGCATGCTCATACGTGCTGTGGGGCGCGCAGCGTTCGATATCGTCCGCGAATGCCGCGAGCAGTTCCGCGATCCTGAGATCTGGGAAGGCACGAAGAAACCGGACTACGGCCGCGTGGTTGATATTTGCACCAACACGGCACAGAAAGAACTCATCGGTCCGGGATTTCTCGCAATCATGGCTCCTTTGCTTGTGGGATTCCTGCTTGGACCGTATGCGTTGGGAGGATTTCTGGCCGGCATGATCCTCACCGGTCAGCTCCTCGCTGTCTTTATGTCGAACGCTGGCGGTGCCTGGGACAATGCAAAGAAGCTGATTGAAGACGGCATCTACGGCGGCAAGGGATCCGACGCGCACAAGGCAGCAGTCACCGGTGATACAGTCGGTGATCCGCTGAAGGACACTGCAGGTCCGGCCGTGAATCCACTGATCAAGGTCATGAACATGGTCAGCTTGCTTGCATTGGGACTGGTGCTCCAATACAACGTAATTGCGCCGAAGCTTGCAGCGCCCGGAACGGAATGGGCGATGAAGACGATCGGTGGGATGGCGGCGCTGCTGTGTGCGTTGGCAATTGCGTGGGCAGTCTGGCAGAGCAAGCGGGAAGGGACCGAGATCACGGATTTTGAAACGAAAGCGAAACCCGCAAAGAAGGGCAGAAAAACCCGGTAA
- a CDS encoding sugar kinase, whose protein sequence is MSNELNVRPNGALDLVSLGALVHRLDPGIIPFRKATQCQIHVSGGEFNVAANLADCFRLNTGIATAMVDYPIGELIAERVRAMGVKPFYKQFKHNGVNGPNMATVYSDQGHGVRPPVVFYNRSNEAAAQLKPGDFDWNAIFAGGVRWFHSGGIFAALSATTGEVIIEGMKAAKKAGAVVSFDLNFREKLWNIWGGSQRAAEVVSRIVENVDVLVGNEEDLQKGLGIPGPEVAATSSLDPKTFFGMIGQVIARHPQIKAVATTLREVHLTNRHIWCAVAWVNGKTYIAPTCELGVLDRVGGGDGFASGFIYGLLNGETTEEAVRLGWAHGALMTTTPGDTTMVTVEQVRAFAKGGSARIQR, encoded by the coding sequence ATGAGCAACGAATTGAATGTGCGTCCCAATGGTGCGCTCGATTTGGTTTCGCTGGGAGCACTGGTTCACAGGCTGGATCCGGGTATCATTCCCTTTCGGAAGGCAACGCAATGCCAGATCCACGTCAGCGGCGGCGAGTTCAACGTGGCCGCGAACCTCGCGGATTGTTTCCGCTTGAACACGGGAATCGCGACGGCGATGGTCGATTATCCCATCGGCGAGCTGATCGCAGAGCGGGTGAGGGCTATGGGTGTGAAGCCTTTCTACAAGCAGTTCAAGCACAATGGCGTCAATGGTCCAAACATGGCCACCGTGTACAGCGACCAGGGGCATGGTGTCCGTCCGCCGGTGGTGTTCTACAACCGGTCCAACGAAGCAGCGGCGCAGTTGAAGCCTGGCGATTTCGATTGGAACGCAATCTTTGCCGGCGGCGTGCGCTGGTTTCACAGCGGTGGTATTTTCGCAGCCTTGTCGGCAACGACGGGAGAAGTGATCATCGAAGGAATGAAGGCGGCAAAAAAGGCAGGGGCCGTCGTCAGCTTCGATTTGAATTTCCGCGAGAAGTTGTGGAATATCTGGGGCGGCTCGCAGAGAGCAGCCGAGGTTGTCAGTCGCATTGTGGAGAATGTCGATGTACTTGTGGGAAATGAAGAAGACTTGCAGAAGGGTCTCGGTATCCCGGGTCCGGAAGTAGCCGCGACGTCATCACTCGATCCGAAGACTTTTTTTGGAATGATTGGTCAGGTCATTGCGCGGCATCCGCAAATCAAAGCGGTTGCTACGACCCTGCGCGAGGTCCATTTGACAAATCGCCATATTTGGTGTGCCGTGGCATGGGTCAACGGAAAGACGTACATTGCACCGACATGTGAGCTGGGTGTGCTTGACCGCGTAGGTGGAGGCGATGGGTTCGCAAGCGGCTTCATCTATGGCTTGCTCAACGGAGAGACCACCGAAGAAGCTGTGAGACTGGGATGGGCACATGGCGCTCTGATGACAACAACCCCCGGTGACACAACCATGGTCACGGTGGAACAGGTCCGGGCCTTCGCCAAAGGCGGATCGGCGCGCATCCAGCGCTGA
- a CDS encoding SDR family oxidoreductase, whose protein sequence is MNLADLTKQYDFTDRTVVITGGGGVLCGEMACALVGCHANVAILDRDPALADLVVQRFQGIKGKYLVAKGDVLDRASMEEAAAAVIKEFGRIDCLVNGAGGNNPKATTNPEQSFFNLPAEAFKLVSDLNLLGTVLPSQVFGRYMAEQKEGIILNVSSMNAFRPLTRIPAYSAAKAAVSNFTQWLAVHMAQEYSPKIRVNAIAPGFFLTNQNRFLLTDKNTGELTARGKKIMDHTPMGRFGSPEDLLGATLWLLSPASAFVTGVVLPIDGGFSAYSGV, encoded by the coding sequence ATGAATCTTGCAGACCTCACAAAACAATATGATTTCACAGACCGCACCGTGGTCATCACGGGAGGTGGAGGTGTCTTGTGTGGAGAAATGGCTTGCGCTCTCGTCGGTTGTCATGCCAACGTCGCGATACTGGATCGCGATCCGGCGCTGGCCGATCTGGTGGTACAACGGTTTCAGGGGATCAAGGGGAAGTACCTTGTGGCGAAAGGGGACGTCCTGGACAGGGCAAGTATGGAAGAAGCTGCCGCTGCTGTCATAAAGGAATTCGGCCGCATCGATTGTCTTGTCAACGGCGCCGGAGGGAACAACCCCAAGGCGACGACGAATCCCGAACAGTCATTCTTCAATCTGCCTGCCGAGGCGTTCAAGCTCGTGTCCGATCTGAACCTGCTTGGGACGGTTCTCCCCAGCCAGGTGTTCGGACGATACATGGCGGAGCAGAAGGAGGGGATTATACTTAACGTCTCCTCGATGAACGCATTCCGCCCGCTGACGCGCATCCCGGCCTACTCGGCAGCGAAGGCCGCAGTGAGCAATTTCACGCAATGGCTCGCCGTGCATATGGCGCAGGAGTATTCGCCCAAAATCAGAGTGAACGCCATCGCTCCGGGGTTCTTCCTCACAAACCAGAACAGGTTTCTGCTGACGGACAAGAACACCGGAGAACTTACGGCGCGGGGAAAAAAGATCATGGATCACACGCCCATGGGGCGCTTCGGATCACCGGAGGATTTGCTGGGAGCGACTCTGTGGCTGCTCTCGCCGGCGTCCGCGTTCGTCACCGGCGTCGTTCTTCCGATCGACGGCGGGTTCTCGGCGTACTCCGGTGTGTAG
- a CDS encoding MFS transporter: MTGSIESPEHSRYRWTICALLFFATTINYIDRQILSLLKPILDEQLKWTNEEFGLVNSAFQGAYAVALLFFGWFIDKYGTKVGYAVSIAAWSLAALGHALVVTVGGFFVARIALGLGEGGNFPSAIKAVALWFPKKERALATSIFNSGTNVGAIIAPAVVPWIAFTWGWQAAFIAAGLAGFLWLLFWFPLYNVPEKIKKLSASELTHIRSDLDQEKTTKIPWLQLLSYRQTWSFIVAKFLTDPVWWFFLIWLPDYFKQTRHLDIKSSWVHLVTIYAIVTVLSILGGWVTGYLTKTGWTVTRARKTGMLVFAFLVLPILAVTEVGDWTAVMLIGLAGAAHQAWSANLFTTVSDMFPKRAVASVIGIGGMAGAIGGMLFPFITGRLLDVFKASGNITAGYAVLFSICGFAYLVSFGLHHVLAPKFEQFEMKEAA; encoded by the coding sequence ATGACCGGATCAATTGAAAGTCCCGAGCACAGTCGATATCGCTGGACGATTTGTGCGTTATTGTTTTTTGCCACAACGATCAACTACATCGATCGCCAGATTCTTTCGCTGCTCAAGCCGATCCTGGACGAGCAGCTGAAATGGACGAACGAAGAATTCGGTCTGGTCAACTCGGCCTTCCAGGGTGCCTATGCCGTTGCTCTTCTCTTCTTTGGGTGGTTTATCGACAAGTACGGAACAAAGGTCGGTTATGCCGTTTCGATCGCCGCATGGAGCCTGGCGGCGCTTGGTCACGCGCTCGTTGTGACCGTCGGAGGTTTTTTCGTTGCCCGCATCGCCCTTGGCCTCGGTGAAGGAGGGAACTTTCCGTCCGCAATCAAGGCTGTGGCTCTCTGGTTCCCGAAGAAGGAACGTGCCCTTGCGACGAGCATTTTCAACTCCGGCACAAACGTCGGTGCGATCATCGCGCCCGCGGTTGTTCCGTGGATAGCGTTCACATGGGGATGGCAGGCTGCGTTCATCGCTGCAGGCCTGGCAGGGTTCCTCTGGTTGCTTTTCTGGTTTCCGCTCTACAATGTTCCTGAAAAAATCAAAAAGCTCTCCGCAAGTGAACTGACGCACATCCGCAGCGACCTCGATCAAGAAAAGACCACAAAGATTCCATGGCTTCAATTGCTGAGCTACCGTCAAACGTGGTCATTTATCGTGGCGAAATTTCTCACCGATCCCGTTTGGTGGTTCTTCCTTATCTGGCTGCCGGACTACTTCAAGCAAACACGTCACCTGGATATCAAATCCAGTTGGGTGCACCTGGTCACGATCTATGCGATTGTCACAGTTCTCAGTATTCTTGGCGGCTGGGTGACGGGTTACCTGACAAAAACGGGCTGGACGGTAACGCGTGCCCGGAAAACCGGTATGCTCGTATTCGCCTTTCTGGTGCTTCCGATCCTGGCAGTGACAGAAGTCGGCGATTGGACGGCGGTCATGCTGATTGGTCTCGCGGGCGCTGCGCACCAGGCATGGTCCGCAAACCTGTTCACCACGGTGTCTGACATGTTTCCGAAGCGCGCGGTGGCATCCGTGATCGGTATTGGCGGCATGGCCGGGGCGATTGGTGGAATGCTGTTCCCGTTCATTACGGGGAGATTGCTGGATGTGTTCAAAGCTTCGGGAAACATCACAGCCGGCTATGCCGTGTTGTTCTCGATCTGTGGATTCGCATACCTGGTTTCGTTTGGCCTGCACCATGTTCTGGCTCCCAAGTTTGAACAATTTGAAATGAAGGAAGCTGCATAG
- the uxaC gene encoding glucuronate isomerase: MKTQSRLVLNEDRFFDPASAIRNAARKLYKSVKDLPIISPHGHVDPNIFVENKPFPNPTELFLVPDHYIFRMLYSQGIPLESLGIPALDGSRGETDARKIWKLFGDHYYLFRGTPTGAWLNHEFSVVFGIKKHFNGSTALDIYDEINAKLQTPKFKPRALFERFKIAVLSTTDAATDTLEPHQKLRESGWKGNVIPCFRPDGVTDLNNKTWRANVELLGARSRMEVTSYRRFIQALENRRAFFKSMGAVSTDHGVFSPATHELTEGEAERVFRKALMGQASKDDAAVFAAHMLMEMARMSVEDGLVMQIHPGSDRNHNRTIYEKYGPDKGSDIPTQTEYTHNLKELLNKFGNDPRLTVIVFTLDETSYSRELAPLAGHYPAMKLGPAWWFHDSIEGMTRFRSMVTETAGIYNTAGFNDDTRAFVSIPARHDLARRVDANFLAGLVAKHILTLDEAGEMIYDMANGLVKKAYKL, from the coding sequence ATGAAAACACAATCCCGACTAGTACTCAATGAAGACCGCTTCTTCGATCCGGCTTCGGCCATCAGAAACGCTGCCCGGAAACTCTACAAGTCCGTGAAGGATTTGCCCATCATCAGCCCTCACGGTCATGTGGATCCGAACATTTTTGTGGAAAACAAACCGTTCCCGAATCCTACGGAGCTCTTTCTGGTTCCCGACCACTACATTTTCCGGATGCTGTACTCGCAGGGGATACCACTCGAGTCGCTGGGCATCCCGGCTCTTGACGGATCGAGAGGGGAAACCGATGCCCGAAAGATCTGGAAACTCTTCGGCGATCACTACTACCTCTTCCGCGGCACGCCCACCGGGGCCTGGCTGAACCACGAGTTTTCCGTTGTTTTTGGAATCAAGAAGCACTTCAACGGTTCCACCGCGCTCGACATTTACGATGAGATCAATGCGAAGCTACAGACGCCGAAGTTCAAACCCCGGGCACTCTTTGAGCGATTCAAGATTGCCGTGCTCTCAACCACCGATGCGGCGACGGACACGCTGGAACCTCATCAGAAACTCCGTGAATCCGGATGGAAGGGGAATGTCATTCCCTGCTTCCGGCCGGACGGTGTCACGGATCTGAACAACAAGACCTGGCGGGCGAACGTTGAGCTGCTCGGTGCGCGATCACGGATGGAGGTTACCTCCTACCGTCGGTTCATCCAGGCGTTGGAAAACCGGCGCGCGTTCTTCAAATCCATGGGCGCCGTGTCGACGGATCACGGTGTCTTCTCGCCGGCGACGCATGAATTGACAGAAGGAGAAGCGGAACGCGTATTCCGCAAAGCTCTGATGGGCCAGGCATCGAAGGACGACGCAGCTGTCTTTGCAGCTCACATGCTGATGGAGATGGCGCGCATGAGCGTTGAGGACGGACTGGTCATGCAAATCCATCCGGGCTCCGACCGCAATCACAACAGGACGATCTATGAGAAGTACGGACCGGACAAGGGAAGTGACATCCCGACGCAAACGGAGTACACGCATAACCTCAAAGAGCTTCTCAACAAGTTCGGCAACGACCCGCGTCTGACGGTGATCGTCTTCACGCTGGATGAGACGAGTTACTCGCGCGAGCTTGCCCCCCTCGCCGGCCACTACCCAGCGATGAAGCTCGGTCCCGCCTGGTGGTTCCACGACAGCATCGAAGGGATGACGCGATTCCGTTCCATGGTCACGGAGACCGCCGGTATTTACAATACTGCGGGATTCAATGACGACACCCGTGCGTTTGTCTCGATTCCCGCCCGGCACGACCTGGCGCGGCGCGTCGACGCAAATTTCCTCGCGGGTCTCGTGGCGAAACACATTCTGACACTGGACGAAGCGGGGGAGATGATCTACGACATGGCGAACGGGCTGGTGAAGAAGGCCTACAAGCTCTAG